In the genome of Candidatus Methylomirabilota bacterium, one region contains:
- a CDS encoding zinc-binding dehydrogenase, with amino-acid sequence MRAAYFKEHGGADRILYGDYPDPMPAAGDVVVRVRACALNQVDMLLLDGRFPPPEGLPHVNGCEVTGTVEATGPAVKGLAPGARVVIFPGFACGICEYCLRGERTVCVRYGYLGAHRDGGYAELVKAPAENVLPLPDAIGFEVGAALPLAFLTSWHALVAKAGLRPGQTVLVQAAGSGVGSAAIQIARLIGARVITTVGSDDKIEFAKALGAERVVNYRTEDFVEETKRWTGKRGVDVVVEHIGGDTLEKSVYTLTRLGTLITLGSHDTHWGRLDLRHVYGKNLRIVGTNLGSIGELRTILDRVAQGVLGPVIDRSFPLSNARAAVQYVLDRKNKGKVLLIS; translated from the coding sequence TTGAGGGCGGCCTACTTCAAGGAGCACGGCGGCGCGGACAGGATCCTCTACGGCGACTATCCCGACCCGATGCCCGCGGCGGGCGACGTCGTCGTGCGGGTGCGCGCGTGCGCGCTCAACCAGGTGGACATGCTGCTCCTCGACGGCCGCTTCCCGCCGCCCGAGGGCCTGCCCCACGTCAACGGCTGCGAGGTGACGGGCACCGTCGAGGCGACCGGCCCGGCGGTGAAGGGGCTCGCGCCGGGCGCGCGCGTCGTCATCTTCCCGGGCTTCGCGTGCGGGATCTGCGAGTACTGTCTGCGCGGCGAGCGGACGGTGTGCGTGCGCTACGGCTACCTCGGCGCCCACAGGGACGGCGGCTACGCCGAGCTCGTGAAGGCGCCGGCCGAGAACGTCCTGCCGCTGCCGGACGCGATCGGCTTCGAGGTCGGCGCGGCGCTGCCGCTCGCGTTCCTCACGTCGTGGCACGCGCTCGTGGCGAAGGCCGGGCTCAGACCCGGCCAGACGGTGCTCGTCCAGGCCGCGGGCAGCGGCGTCGGCAGCGCCGCCATCCAGATCGCGCGGCTCATCGGCGCGCGCGTCATCACGACGGTCGGCTCCGACGACAAGATCGAGTTCGCGAAGGCACTCGGCGCCGAGCGTGTGGTGAACTATCGCACGGAGGACTTCGTCGAGGAGACGAAGCGCTGGACCGGGAAGCGCGGCGTGGACGTCGTCGTCGAGCACATCGGCGGCGACACGCTCGAGAAGTCCGTCTACACGCTGACCCGCCTCGGCACGCTCATCACGCTCGGCTCGCACGACACCCACTGGGGCCGCCTCGACCTCCGCCACGTCTACGGAAAGAACCTCCGGATCGTCGGCACGAACCTCGGCTCGATCGGGGAGCTCCGTACGATCCTCGACCGCGTCGCGCAGGGCGTGCTCGGGCCCGTGATCGACCGGAGCTTCCCGCTCTCGAACGCGCGCGCGGCCGTCCAGTACGTGCTCGATCGGAAGAACAAGGGGAAGGTCCTCCTGATCTCGTGA